The sequence ACATCAATGCCTTCAACCGTGATCTTGCCTTCGGTTGGGTCAATCAAACGGTTGAAGTGTCGAATCAAGGTCGACTTACCAGAACCTGAAAGCCCCATGATAACGAAGATTTCGCCACGATTGATTTCGAGGTTAATCTCCTTCAAACCAATAGTATGGCCGGTATCTGCAAGAATCTCGTCTTTGTGTTCACCGTTCTTAACTCGGTTCATCACCGACTGCGGCTTAGGGCCAAACACTTTAAACAGGCCACTAATTTCGATTAATGGTTTAGTCATGTTTGAATCCTCCTAGGTGCGCATTGGTGCGTCGCGCATAAGCCTGTGAAGCTCGATCAAATAGAATCGCGAGGGCAACGATGGCAAAACCGTTCATCAAGCCCAAAGTGAAGTATTGGTTGGTAATGGATTTAAGAACTGGTTGGCCTAAGCCTTTAACGCCGATCATAGACGCAATAACCACCATCGACAGTGCCATCATGATAGTTTGGTTGATTCCCGCCATAATTGTTGGCATAGCTAGCGGTAATTGAACACCCCACAAACGCTGTTTCTTGCTCGCGCCAAAGGCGGTTGCCGCTTCTAGCACTTCTTTATCAACCAAGCGGATGCCTAAATTAGTTAGACGAATTACAGGAGGGATTGCGTAAATAACTACAGCGATTAGACCTGGGATTTTACCGATACCAAGTAGCATAACCACTGGGATCAGGTAAACGAATGCAGGCATGGTCTGCATGATATCGAGTAACGGTGTCACGACGGATTGCACACGATTAGAACGTGCCATCGCAATACCAATCGGGATGCCGAGGAAAATCGAGACTAAGGTACACACAGTGATGATACTGAGTGTCCGCATGGTATCTTCCCACATTCCAAAGTAACCAATGAGAAACAGTGAAACGACACAACCTAATGCCAGTTTCCATGATCGACTCGCGGCGTATACCAAGGCAGTACACACACCAAGAACGATCAGCCACGGAGTAGAAATGAGGAGTTTTTCAAACCAAACAAGGAAAGAGAGAAGAGGGTCAAATAATGATTCAATCGTTTCGCCGTATTCACGGGAAAATTCGCGGTAAGCACCATCTAGCGCTTTTTTTATTGCTCGTAAATCAGAGCGTTCCATCTCTGGAAAGCTTGATAACCAATTGCTGTCGGCCATTTTATATCCTTATAGTTCGGTGCGACTTGTCCTTAATACTCACAGAATACGTGTAAGAACAAGGCTCCGAATTATGAATAACATCAAGTATAGCGACGTTATTTCCGTTTTAGTGAAGTCTAGTTTTTGCTGAAATATAGCTAGTTTTAAAATCTAGCAGTTACAGCTCAGCTTCAATTTTCTTAGCGACTTCGTCTGAAACCCATGGGTGCCATACTTCTGGGAATTCGCTTAAGAAATGTATACTCGCTTCTTCACCATCGGCTTGGTTGTCTTCCATCCAAGCAAGAAGTGCGTTCATTTTATCGTTGGTGAAACCACGTTTTGTAAAGTAGTCATACGCTTCCGGTGCGCGTGACGCGAAACTTTCAGTGGTAATAGTGTGGACAGGTGAAGGCGGGTACATGGTCGCTTTTGGTGATTCACAGCCTTCTTGAGTGGTACAGTTGATGAACTCTTCTTTATCAACGCCACTGCCAAAGTCGACTTTCACCATGTCGTACTTACCAAGAACCGCAGTCGGTGCCCAGTAGTAACCAAACCAAGCTTCTTCACGTTCGTAAGCTTTCGCGATAGAACCAGATAAACCGGCACTCGAGCCTGGGTCGACAATAGTAAAGCCACTGTCTTCTAGATTAAGTGCGTCAAACAAGTTCGCGGCACTGATTTGACAGTTCCAACCTGCTGGGCAGCTGTAAAATGCGGATGTATCTGGGTCTTCAGGGTGCTTAAACAAAGATGCGTTTTTACGTACACCTTCAATGGTTGCCATTTCTGGGTTTTGTTTAACGAGGTAGGCTGGAACCCAAAAACCTTCTTCACCACCATTCACAAGTGCTTTACCTGCGTAGCGAAGACGTTTTTCTTCAACACCTTTATCAAGGGCATCTTTAAGGCTGTTACTCCAAAGCTCTGGTGCAACATCCGGTTGGCCTTTCTCAATCATCGACGTGCCAGTTGGCATTGTGTCGCCAGGGATAAGTTCAGCATCACAACCGTATCCGTGTTCTAGGATAAATTGGTCAATGTTGGCGATTAAAGTTGCAGAGTTCCAGTTCATGTCTGCGATTGTTACGCTGCCACATTCTCCAGCGTTAGCATGACCACAGGCTGCTGCAACTAACAAAAATACGGAGCTTAACTTGTATTTCATATTGAGTTTCCTTTCTCTTTAATAATACAACCAAGCTAATCAAGGTCTGTTGACTAACTAAATTGCTCGATGGTGATCCTTTCCGTGTATTTGAACCATTTGAGCAGAAGGAGGGATGGTGGGAGTATGAGTAGGTAAACCAACAAAGCATAAAGTGTGATTTGCTTGATTTATCCACTGTGTTTCACAGCCATCGGATAACTTTGTCAAACTATTACAAATTCGTCAAAAACCACCTCTATTTATAATCTTAGGGAATAATCGTACGAATTCCATCTTTGATGCGATTTACATGGCGCTTTAACAGTCTGTGTCACATTACCGCGAAAGTTAGGCCAAAGGCTGTTGATCTTTGAGTGGAATTGAAGGTGGTAAGACCATAATTGGCGTGTGTGAAATGCGTTGAATGTTCTTAAAAATCTTATTTTTAGCATTAATTTCGCCAAAAATAATAAACTAAGATTTGTTCAGGCAGAGCGTAAGTTGCTTCTAACACCAACCAGAGTGGAGGCTGTCACTTTTAAAATGACAGCAGTCATACCTTATAAGAGATGCTACATAGGTAGGTTCAAAAACTCATTTTGATAAAGCTTGTTGGCTAGGCGGTCACGAAGCTTAGACGGCAGAAACTTCATTCGATTAATTTGTCGAATCAGCTCTTGAGCGAAGCTTGGGTTGCTCTTCATGTTCATCACACAACCCATCAGTGAAATGCTTTGTGCATCGAGAAGCTTCTTGGCTTGCTCTAGGTGATGAGTCGACGTTTCACCGTAAGCAACGACAAGTAACGCACAATCACACGCGCTTGCAACAGATTGAGCTGGAATATTACCTTTGTTGATATTAAGCAGTGGCGAGGTATCGATGACGACACGGTCGTATTTACTTAACCATTGAGTCACAGCTTTTTTAAGTGTCGCTGGATCTTTATAAGCAAGCTGTGTTGATGCAACTTGCGGAGCAGGGACACCAATAAACATCCGTTGAGACACTACGTGCTCAATAAGCTGCGCTGTGTGTTCTTCTTCAAGCATGTGCAAGTTCTTAAACGCAGAGTTAAATAAGTTGAGGTCAACATACAAGGTAGAGTGACCTGCTAACAAGAAGCGTTCGGCCAATGCCGTTGCGACAGATGTTACGCCGTCACCTGAGTGGCAAGCCGTCACACAGATTGAGCGTTGTCCATTCAGTTCTGAAGCTAAGTACAGTTGTTCAACTTCGGCATGCGTTGCTGAAATAGTCATTATAACGCTCCTATTAACACGATGGTGGTGGTAATACGGAGGATGTCATCTAAGCCAACACGGGCTTTCTCGATAAAGCTTTCACGACGGTCTGGAATGTAAATCGTATCACCTGCACGCAGCACTGTTAGGTTGTAGATGTTCGCCGTTTTACTGAACTCAACAAGATCGAAGGTTCGAGCTTGGCCTTGGCAACAAGACATGTTCACAATAGTAATTTTCTCTACGTAAGCATTGTCAGTAGGGCCAGGGCCCGCCGCTTCTGCTAAGATATCTAAGATATCTAAGATGGTCATGTTGTCGTTAAACACGTAACGACCAGGTGCATTCACTTGCCCGAAGATGTAGATTGACGCATCTGAGCTTTGACGAACCCATTGTGATTTATTGTCTGAAGGATCTTGTGGTAAGTCGTGAACACGCACAATAGAACCCGCTCGAATTTGAGGCATTTGATTTCGTGGCGCACCATTACGAATAAAATCATCCAGATTAAACACGACTAGCTTTCTACCCGTCACAACTTCAATTTTCGAGGTGTCAGCACGTAGCGTAGGGCCACCAACGTGAGCCAATAGTCCCATGAAGTTCATTTCATCTGACCATTCAATACGACCCGGTCGGTTTACCTCACCAATAACATTAACCGCTCTGTCTGGCGTAATCTTCAACCAAGACTTCTCATTCATGTCGGTTTTCTCTGGAACGAAAATCACATCGCCAGCTTTAATGCTAGGTGGGTTAGAGTTAGGTAAGCCTTCTGTATACGCAGCTAAATCAAACTTAAGCACTCTGCCATCCGCTTTGATTACACGGATTTGTCGTGATTCTGCAAATCGAGTCGGGCCGCCTGCATTCGCAAGGATATCCATGAAGGTCGCGTCTCTTTTAC is a genomic window of Vibrio sp. ED004 containing:
- a CDS encoding ABC transporter substrate-binding protein; the protein is MKYKLSSVFLLVAAACGHANAGECGSVTIADMNWNSATLIANIDQFILEHGYGCDAELIPGDTMPTGTSMIEKGQPDVAPELWSNSLKDALDKGVEEKRLRYAGKALVNGGEEGFWVPAYLVKQNPEMATIEGVRKNASLFKHPEDPDTSAFYSCPAGWNCQISAANLFDALNLEDSGFTIVDPGSSAGLSGSIAKAYEREEAWFGYYWAPTAVLGKYDMVKVDFGSGVDKEEFINCTTQEGCESPKATMYPPSPVHTITTESFASRAPEAYDYFTKRGFTNDKMNALLAWMEDNQADGEEASIHFLSEFPEVWHPWVSDEVAKKIEAEL
- a CDS encoding chromosome partitioning ATPase, with product MTISATHAEVEQLYLASELNGQRSICVTACHSGDGVTSVATALAERFLLAGHSTLYVDLNLFNSAFKNLHMLEEEHTAQLIEHVVSQRMFIGVPAPQVASTQLAYKDPATLKKAVTQWLSKYDRVVIDTSPLLNINKGNIPAQSVASACDCALLVVAYGETSTHHLEQAKKLLDAQSISLMGCVMNMKSNPSFAQELIRQINRMKFLPSKLRDRLANKLYQNEFLNLPM
- a CDS encoding proline/glycine betaine ABC transporter permease, which encodes MADSNWLSSFPEMERSDLRAIKKALDGAYREFSREYGETIESLFDPLLSFLVWFEKLLISTPWLIVLGVCTALVYAASRSWKLALGCVVSLFLIGYFGMWEDTMRTLSIITVCTLVSIFLGIPIGIAMARSNRVQSVVTPLLDIMQTMPAFVYLIPVVMLLGIGKIPGLIAVVIYAIPPVIRLTNLGIRLVDKEVLEAATAFGASKKQRLWGVQLPLAMPTIMAGINQTIMMALSMVVIASMIGVKGLGQPVLKSITNQYFTLGLMNGFAIVALAILFDRASQAYARRTNAHLGGFKHD